TGGCGCGCACCCGCTGAGCCGCATCTCTAAGGCGCCGACGCAGCATCCGCGCTAGCCGACGCCAGCCCCGGATGCGCCCGCCTCCCCTCCTCCAGCGCCGCCAGCAATGCCTCCATCTGCACTGGTTTGGCCATGTGCACGTCGAAGCCGGCGCGCCGGGTCAGCTCGCGTGCCTCGGTGTCGTCCCAGGCGGTCAGGGCGATGAAATAAGCGTGCTCGAGCTTGCGCACCTGGCGCAGCGTAGGCGCGACCTGGTCGCCGGAAAAGCGCGGCATGCCCAGGTCGAGGATCACGATGTGGGGTTCGAAGGACAGCGCGGCGTCGAGCGCCATGTAGCCGTCGTAGGCGGTGCTGGTGACGTAGCCGTAGGTGGACAGCAGGTCGCTGAGCATGTCGGCTGCGTCGCGATGGTCGTCCACGACGAGGACGCGGGTAGGATGATCGGTTGCCATAGTAAATCGATAACTGAAGAGCGCGCGGTCGCGCCCGTTGGACGTATCGGCATGCTCTGGGCCGATGCGCGGCGGTCTCGAACGCTACCGCTGCCGATGCGGGACGAAAGCCGTCCCGTCGATTACGTACGATTGTAACACCATTTACGGCAAGCAATTTAACGTTGTTTGGCCGCAACAGCTGCAGGCCGCGCCGCCGACGATGTCCGGCCACACGCGCCTAGGGACCGGCTCAGCTCCCGGCTTGATCTGCAGGTTGTTCTCGACTTTCTGGACGCCGGTTGACTGCTCATTGAACGTCTCCACGAAGAGCCATCGCCTAGAGAACGCACGATGCGCTTCTTTGACTGTCAGATTGTGACTCTCGGGAACAGCCAGCATTGACGCGCCAGGGGCTCTTCGATGGTGGCGCCCGTGCAGTGCCCGTCGGTGCTACGGCCGCAAGCTGAACCTGCACCGGCCGCCCACCGTCTACGATGAGCGCCAATGAGTTCAGAGAGAGAGAACCGCAGCCGGGCCGCAGGCGCCTTCAGAAGGTCTGGCGGATACCCAGGTTATAGCCGGTGTTGCCGGTGCCTGCATCGGTGTTGTTGTCCACCGTGTAGCCCGCACCGTTCTTGTTGTTGATATGCGCGTAGGCCGCGTACAGGCCAGTGCGCTTCGACAACGCGTACAGGTAGCCGATGCCCCACTCGTTGGCGTCCTGGTTGAAGCTGGTACGGTCATCCTTGCGCTGTACCGAAAACATGAGGATGCCCGGGCCGACAGGTGCCTTGAAGCCGAGAATGTAGTCGCGGCCGTCGGTCGACGCGGTCGGCTTCACGCCGCCGTATGGGTTGTTCGCGTTATACAAAGGCGCGCTGTTGAAGCCCTTGTCGACCTCAAAGCCGGCATACACCTGGATGATCTTGAAGTCGTAGTTGCCGCCGATCAGGACGTTGCGGCCGATGTCGTGGTTCACACCGGTCGCCACCACGTCGGAATTTTTGGCGTTGTAGATCAGGCGCAGTGACAGCGGGCCCTGTGCGTAGCTCACGCCCGCACCGACCTGGCGCCCTGCGGAGATCTCGCTCTGTTCGCCCGCGCTGTAGAACAGATCGATGTTCACCCCTTGAACGGTTGGCGTCGTATAGGTCACGCTGTTGCTGGCGCGAACGTTGGCGCCGTTGTCAGGCAGCAGGTTCTTGGAGGTACCCGCATAGCCAGTGCCGAACGGATCGATCGCCTGGAGCAGCGCCATGTGGTAAGGCGTGTACTGACGTCCAAGCGCGAGCGATCCGGCCTTCGTCTTCAGACCGACGAAAGCCTGGCGATTGAAGAGGGTGTTGTTGGCGTCGAGTTCGCCGGTGTCGATCTTGGCGCCGTTTTCCAGCGTGAAGAAAGCTTGCATGCCGTCGCCCAGATCTTCGGTCCCACGAAAGCCGATACGCGAGGCCGAGGCTGCGCCGCTGCTCACCTTCGTAACATGGCCACCGCTGCCGCCGTTTTCTCCGACCAGCGCTGCATCGGCGATACCGTAAATGGTAACGGCAGATTGTGCCATCGCGGCATGGGTTGCGAGCGTGAGGACGGCGTAAGCCAGCAGATGTTTTTTCATTTGTTTCCTTATCAACTTATTAACTGCACAACGCAACGCATGCGTTCAACTCCACCCCGTGGAGTCAGTTCCTGCGTCGAAAACGGATTCTAGACGATATTTCCAAGCGGCAACAGATATTGACGATCGTCGAGGCCAACTGTGTTGTGTGACGTGAACAGTTTGCGCACGCCATCGTTAGCATCGTTCAATTGGTGGATTTTGACCACGCCTTTTCGATGGCGAGTGTGCCGAAGCGACGATCAGATGTACGTGTTCGAGGGGGAGTGAAGCGTCCTGTTGCGCCGTACGACCGATGCACGCGTCGATTTCAATGGCTTTTACGGCGCCATAAAAGCAAAAAGCCCGCCCAGTATCAACTGGACGGGCTTCTGCGAATAATTAGCCTGACGATAACCTACTTTCACACTGGTTGCAGCACTATCATCGGCGCAAAGTCGTTTCACGGTCCTGTTCGGGATGGGAAGGGGTGGTACCGACTTGCTATGGTCATCAGGCATGACTTGTACGGGCGTCGCGTTTGCGCTGGCTTGGCGCCGCCCTGAATCTGGAAGAAGTTGTTTTGTCTGTTGTATCGAACTGCTGAACTCGTTGGCATGACTGCCAAGGTTATAGGGACAAGCCGTACGGGCAATTAGTATCGGTTAGCTTAATGCATTACTGCACTTCCACACCCGACCTATCAACGTCCTGGTCTCGAACGACCCTTCAAGGAGCTCAAGGCTCCGGGAAATCTCATCTCAAGGCGAGTTTCCCGCTTAGATGCTTTCAGCGGTTATCTCTTCCGAACTTAGCTACCCGGCAATGCCACTGGCGTGACAACCGGTACACCAGAGGTTCGTCCACTCCGGTCCTCTCGTACTAGGAGCAGCCCCCTTCAAATTTCCAACGCCCACGGCAGATAGGGACCAAACTGTCTCACGACGTTTTAAACCCAGCTCACGTACCACTTTAAATGGCGAACAGCCATACCCTTGGGACCGGCTACAGCCCCAGGATGTGATGAGCCGACATCGAGGTGCCAAACTCCCCCGTCGATATGAACTCTTGGGAGGAATCAGCCTGTTATCCCCAGAGTACCTTTTATCCGTTGAGCGATGGCCCTTCCATACAGAACCACCGGATCACTATGTCCTACTTTCGTACCTGCTCGACTTGTCGGT
This genomic stretch from Massilia sp. 9096 harbors:
- a CDS encoding response regulator; amino-acid sequence: MATDHPTRVLVVDDHRDAADMLSDLLSTYGYVTSTAYDGYMALDAALSFEPHIVILDLGMPRFSGDQVAPTLRQVRKLEHAYFIALTAWDDTEARELTRRAGFDVHMAKPVQMEALLAALEEGRRAHPGLASASADAASAP
- a CDS encoding porin, translated to MKKHLLAYAVLTLATHAAMAQSAVTIYGIADAALVGENGGSGGHVTKVSSGAASASRIGFRGTEDLGDGMQAFFTLENGAKIDTGELDANNTLFNRQAFVGLKTKAGSLALGRQYTPYHMALLQAIDPFGTGYAGTSKNLLPDNGANVRASNSVTYTTPTVQGVNIDLFYSAGEQSEISAGRQVGAGVSYAQGPLSLRLIYNAKNSDVVATGVNHDIGRNVLIGGNYDFKIIQVYAGFEVDKGFNSAPLYNANNPYGGVKPTASTDGRDYILGFKAPVGPGILMFSVQRKDDRTSFNQDANEWGIGYLYALSKRTGLYAAYAHINNKNGAGYTVDNNTDAGTGNTGYNLGIRQTF